CATCGAAGGCGCGGTCAGCGTGCCGTTTTATGATCCGGCGCCCTACTTCGACAAGCTGCCGAAAGACGTCTGGTTGGTCTGTTACTGCGCCTGCCCCCACGCCGAATCCGGCCAGCTGGCCGAGAAGCTGCGCGCGCAGGGCTTCACCAAGGTGACGGTCCTTGACGAAGGCCTGGGCTTTTGGCGCACGCAGAAGTACGGCACGACCCTGCAGACAAAGACGCAAGAACACTAAGGCGCGCCACCGCCACGGCGTTCTTTGCCGACCGCAAAAACACCTGTTATGGTGTGGCGGTCAGCGTTCTGTCTTCCATGGATTATCACTAAGGCCCCGCTCAGGAACAACTTGATTAGACCGTGTTTGTCGAACACTCGGCGGGACCGATTTCTCAGTGATCGCTCGTGCGCAGCGATCAAGTTATTTCCGATCGAATCCTAAGGATGTACAACATGATGCTTCACCGCCATTTCCGCTTCGCCGCTCTTTTCTCGCTGGGTCTGTTGACCGCTGGTGGTTGCAGTGGAGGCTCATCGCCGGCTCGTGACGGCGGGTCGATGGATCAATCTTCCACCGAGAGCGCCGCAGACACGACGGGCACCGACACCGCCGGCAGCGACGCTGGCACTGACGCGACAGACGATGGCACCAGCGACGGCGGCGACGGCGCGACGGGGATCGAATACTCGTTGCTGGTGACCGAGACGCCGCCCGGCCCTTACATCGCCATGAACCTGTGGGGCGGCGTGCAGCGGTACACGGGCGCCGCAGGCGCGCCGCTGGTGAAAGCCGCAGGGATCGACAAGAGCGCTGTCCAGGATCCGGAGAGCCTCTTTTTCCGCGCCGCCTCGTCGGAGATCTTCGTCGGCAACCGGCACGGCGACAACGCCGCCGACGGCACCGCCGGCAGCATTTCGCGTTTCGTTTACGATCGCGCCGCCGGCACCTTCACGGCCAATGGGGCCATCACCGGCAACATGCTCAGCATCGTCGGCCAGATGGCCGTGCACCCGACGACCGGCGAATTGTTCGCAGCGGATTTTTATGTCACCGGCACCGGACCGGCGGTCTCGCGCTTCACCTTTGATGGCGCCGGCGTGGCCACCG
The sequence above is drawn from the Polyangia bacterium genome and encodes:
- a CDS encoding rhodanese-like domain-containing protein; the protein is IEGAVSVPFYDPAPYFDKLPKDVWLVCYCACPHAESGQLAEKLRAQGFTKVTVLDEGLGFWRTQKYGTTLQTKTQEH